A genomic window from Candidatus Desulfatibia profunda includes:
- a CDS encoding response regulator: MTQSEYTAKLEDKIILLETQLKHLTNELCVTKEEYIASTQSYFDLLSTLENKVNERTKELKDLQLILEAKGRELEIMLDSSPGMIFYKDKAQRYIRVNKKFVEIVGIPMNEVIGKTHAELFPDNQGQVLDDDSEVIQKGASVLNRSGILETIEGRKSLRVDKIPYKDKDGEVIGVIGFALDLTDLEKAEKERKNLQERITRAEKMEAIGLLAGGFAHDSNNILGGVTGYIQMALMNMPADDPNRRYLKSSMDSANRMAELVQDLLTLARRGVSNTEVLNLNDVVTVYLRSSVYAKLKLYHPDVDIKTDLEPGLLNIAGKPVHLEKTVMNLVTNAAEALPNGGTVTMSTRNQYVDRPINGYDLSIQEGEFVVMEVSDNGTGIALEDLNRIFEPFYTKKVMGRSGTGLGMAVVYGTVKDHQGFINVRSVKGVGTTFELYFPVTREAVSTGKTVIPMEAYTGSGQKILVVDDVAAQREIASGILNLLGYSVVAVSSGEAAVAHMKKNAADLVILDMIMDPGIDGLDTYRKILELHPGQKAIITSGFSETDRVKECQKLGAGQYIQKPYTLEKIGMAVKNAINNEMYN; the protein is encoded by the coding sequence ATGACACAATCTGAATATACCGCCAAACTGGAAGATAAGATAATTCTGCTGGAGACTCAGCTCAAGCATCTGACCAATGAGCTGTGTGTGACCAAAGAGGAATATATCGCGTCCACGCAGAGTTATTTTGATTTGTTGTCCACTCTTGAAAATAAAGTTAACGAGCGAACCAAAGAATTAAAAGATCTACAGCTCATATTGGAAGCAAAGGGCCGGGAACTTGAGATCATGCTGGATTCGTCACCGGGAATGATTTTCTATAAAGACAAAGCGCAACGATATATTCGCGTAAATAAAAAATTTGTTGAAATCGTTGGCATTCCAATGAATGAAGTGATTGGCAAGACCCATGCCGAACTGTTTCCCGACAATCAGGGTCAGGTCTTGGATGATGATTCGGAAGTGATTCAAAAAGGAGCGTCGGTGTTAAACAGAAGCGGTATTCTTGAAACGATCGAGGGCCGGAAATCTTTACGAGTGGACAAAATCCCATACAAAGATAAAGACGGCGAGGTTATCGGCGTCATCGGATTCGCTCTGGATCTAACTGATCTTGAGAAAGCGGAAAAAGAGAGAAAAAACCTGCAGGAACGAATTACCCGTGCAGAGAAAATGGAAGCCATCGGGCTGTTGGCCGGCGGATTTGCTCATGACAGCAATAATATCCTGGGAGGGGTTACAGGTTATATTCAAATGGCGCTGATGAATATGCCTGCAGACGACCCGAATCGACGGTATCTAAAGTCTTCTATGGATTCAGCCAATAGAATGGCTGAGCTTGTACAAGATCTGTTAACGCTGGCGAGAAGAGGGGTGAGCAATACCGAGGTTTTGAATCTGAATGATGTTGTAACGGTGTATTTAAGGTCTTCCGTGTATGCAAAACTTAAATTATATCACCCGGATGTTGACATTAAGACGGATCTTGAACCGGGATTGCTGAATATTGCCGGAAAACCGGTGCACTTGGAAAAAACTGTTATGAATCTGGTCACGAATGCGGCCGAAGCGCTGCCAAACGGGGGAACCGTTACCATGTCCACCAGAAACCAGTATGTCGACAGGCCGATAAATGGTTATGACCTCAGCATTCAGGAGGGAGAATTTGTCGTGATGGAAGTTTCTGATAATGGAACCGGAATTGCCCTTGAAGATCTGAACCGAATTTTTGAACCCTTTTACACCAAGAAAGTGATGGGCCGCAGCGGTACAGGCCTGGGCATGGCGGTTGTTTATGGAACGGTGAAAGACCATCAGGGGTTTATTAATGTTCGCAGCGTTAAAGGGGTCGGAACCACATTCGAGCTATATTTTCCTGTAACCAGAGAAGCGGTTTCTACAGGAAAAACGGTCATTCCCATGGAAGCCTATACGGGCAGCGGTCAGAAAATTTTAGTTGTTGATGATGTGGCCGCCCAAAGAGAAATTGCCTCCGGAATCCTGAATCTACTGGGTTATTCGGTTGTTGCAGTCTCAAGTGGTGAAGCAGCTGTTGCTCATATGAAAAAAAACGCGGCAGATTTAGTAATCCTGGATATGATTATGGATCCCGGCATTGATGGTCTGGACACCTACAGAAAAATTCTCGAACTGCACCCGGGGCAGAAAGCCATCATCACCAGCGGATTTTCTGAAACCGATCGTGTCAAAGAGTGTCAAAAATTAGGAGCCGGGCAATATATACAAAAGCCGTACACACTTGAAAAGATTGGAATGGCGGTTAAAAACGCCATCAATAATGAAATGTATAACTGA
- a CDS encoding anaerobic ribonucleoside-triphosphate reductase activating protein, with amino-acid sequence MMIIGGWQKNSFIDYPGKISCVLFFSGCNFECPHCYNPDLARGKPSVVLEEHRVYEFLRRRKDFLDGVVLSGGEPTLNKGLFALCETIKKMGYPIKLDTNGSRPQMIQELLDKGFVDYIAMDIKTDPFNYSPLIQKDCDPELILASIQIIMQSAIAYEFRTTCIKPLVNASVVASIGRRIKGARFYALQRFINVRVLHPEFFENTDCEFDDNELLHLKSVAEPFVNKCIVR; translated from the coding sequence ATGATGATTATCGGCGGCTGGCAAAAAAATTCGTTTATTGATTATCCCGGCAAAATAAGTTGTGTACTTTTTTTTTCCGGATGCAATTTTGAATGTCCCCATTGCTACAATCCGGATCTTGCCAGAGGGAAGCCTTCGGTAGTTTTAGAAGAACACCGTGTTTATGAATTTCTGCGGCGGCGCAAGGATTTTTTGGATGGTGTGGTACTGTCCGGCGGAGAACCCACTCTCAACAAAGGTCTTTTTGCCCTTTGTGAAACGATCAAAAAGATGGGATATCCGATAAAACTGGATACAAACGGCAGTCGGCCGCAGATGATTCAAGAACTTTTAGATAAAGGTTTTGTCGACTACATTGCCATGGACATTAAAACCGACCCCTTTAACTACTCGCCGCTGATCCAAAAAGATTGCGACCCGGAACTGATACTTGCAAGCATTCAAATCATTATGCAATCGGCGATAGCCTATGAATTCAGAACGACATGCATTAAACCTTTGGTGAATGCCAGCGTTGTTGCAAGCATCGGGCGGCGCATTAAAGGGGCGAGGTTTTATGCCCTTCAGCGGTTTATCAACGTCCGCGTATTGCATCCGGAGTTTTTTGAAAATACCGACTGCGAATTTGATGACAACGAACTTTTGCACCTGAAATCTGTCGCCGAACCCTTTGTCAACAAATGCATTGTGCGCTGA
- a CDS encoding ribonucleoside triphosphate reductase, which translates to MFEKIKKRDGRVVEFDSTKITAAISKAGKATGEFGERDARKMTLRVLTLAHELRLGPIPEVEEIQDIVERVLLDSPFYKTAKAYILYREQHAQIRKIATKASIDLVEHYIQKLDWKIKENSNMCYSLQGLNNYISSDVTTEYWLNSIYPPEIRSAHINGDLHIHDLSLLSIYCVGWDLQDLLRTGFKGVEGKVESAPPKHLRSALGQIVNFFYTLQGEAAGAQAFSNFDTLMAPFVRYDRLNYKEVKQAFQEFVFNINIPTRVGFQTPFTNVTMDLNVPSILKDQPVIVGGIEQSETYADFQAELAMINQAFAEVMMEGDAKGRVFTFPIPTYNITADFDWDNPSFELIWKMTGKYGIPYFSNFVNSDMSPEDTRSMCCRLRLDNRELLKRGGGLFGANPLTGSIGVVTVNLPRIGYLSQNEEDFFMRLKENVHLATESLSIKRKVLEKFTDRNLYPYSKYYLRAIKNGNGLYWKNHFSTIGIIGMNEACLNFLGEDIASESGQTFSLKVMDFLRGLISEAQDTTGEIFNLEATPAEGTSYRLCMLDKKQFPDILCANEADYRKGTAPYYTNSTQLPVNYTDDIFESLMLQDKLQAKYSGGTVFHVFLGEQVSDTAVIKGLIKKITSNFRLPYFTLTPTFSVCPSHGYLNGRQEKCSACKQETEVYSRVVGYLRPVKQWNSGKQAEFGMRKTFKLDSSSAL; encoded by the coding sequence GTGTTTGAAAAAATAAAAAAACGCGATGGAAGGGTTGTAGAGTTCGATTCAACGAAAATCACCGCAGCAATTTCAAAAGCTGGAAAGGCCACCGGAGAATTCGGGGAAAGGGATGCCAGAAAAATGACGCTTCGGGTACTAACCCTGGCCCATGAACTACGCCTTGGCCCGATTCCCGAGGTCGAAGAGATTCAAGATATTGTTGAAAGAGTGCTGCTCGACTCTCCATTTTACAAGACGGCCAAAGCATACATCTTATACCGGGAACAGCATGCCCAGATCAGAAAGATTGCAACCAAGGCAAGCATCGATCTTGTCGAGCATTATATCCAGAAGCTGGACTGGAAAATCAAAGAAAACAGCAATATGTGTTATTCCCTGCAGGGTCTTAACAATTACATATCCTCAGATGTTACCACGGAGTACTGGCTGAACAGCATCTATCCTCCTGAGATTAGATCTGCCCACATCAACGGTGATCTGCACATTCACGACCTCAGCCTCCTTTCGATCTACTGTGTCGGATGGGATCTGCAGGATTTACTCAGAACAGGTTTCAAGGGTGTTGAGGGTAAAGTCGAAAGTGCTCCCCCCAAACATCTGCGATCAGCTCTCGGACAAATCGTCAATTTTTTCTATACGCTGCAGGGTGAGGCGGCCGGCGCTCAGGCGTTTTCGAATTTCGATACCCTCATGGCCCCTTTTGTACGTTACGACCGGCTGAATTACAAAGAGGTTAAACAGGCGTTTCAGGAATTTGTTTTTAACATCAATATCCCCACCCGTGTCGGTTTTCAGACACCTTTCACCAATGTTACCATGGATCTTAACGTACCCTCCATCCTGAAAGATCAGCCGGTCATTGTTGGCGGAATCGAGCAGAGCGAGACCTATGCCGATTTCCAGGCGGAATTGGCTATGATCAACCAGGCCTTTGCCGAGGTGATGATGGAGGGTGACGCCAAGGGAAGAGTCTTTACGTTTCCCATTCCGACGTACAATATAACGGCCGATTTTGACTGGGACAATCCAAGTTTCGAATTGATCTGGAAAATGACGGGCAAATATGGGATTCCCTATTTTTCCAACTTTGTGAATTCCGACATGTCCCCGGAAGACACCCGATCCATGTGCTGCCGCTTGCGGCTTGACAACCGGGAGCTTTTGAAACGGGGTGGCGGTCTGTTCGGCGCCAATCCCCTGACCGGATCGATCGGTGTGGTGACCGTCAACCTTCCGCGAATCGGATATCTGTCCCAGAACGAAGAAGACTTTTTCATGCGATTAAAAGAAAATGTGCATCTTGCAACGGAGAGTCTTTCCATAAAAAGAAAGGTTCTTGAAAAGTTTACGGACCGAAATCTATATCCTTACTCTAAATATTATTTAAGAGCGATTAAAAACGGAAATGGACTCTACTGGAAGAATCATTTCTCGACCATCGGAATTATCGGCATGAACGAAGCCTGTTTGAATTTCTTAGGAGAGGACATCGCCAGTGAATCCGGACAAACATTTTCACTTAAAGTCATGGATTTTCTTCGCGGTCTGATTTCGGAAGCACAGGATACCACCGGTGAAATTTTCAATCTCGAGGCAACGCCTGCGGAAGGAACCTCATATCGTCTCTGCATGCTCGACAAAAAACAGTTTCCCGACATCCTTTGTGCCAACGAAGCTGACTATCGAAAAGGAACCGCTCCCTACTATACCAACTCCACCCAGCTTCCGGTAAACTATACCGACGATATTTTTGAATCCCTGATGCTCCAGGATAAGTTGCAGGCCAAATATTCCGGCGGAACCGTCTTTCATGTTTTCCTAGGGGAACAAGTCAGTGACACAGCCGTCATAAAAGGACTGATCAAAAAGATCACATCCAATTTCCGGCTGCCCTATTTCACGCTTACACCCACATTTAGTGTATGTCCGTCTCACGGTTATCTGAACGGCCGGCAGGAAAAATGTTCGGCCTGCAAACAGGAAACCGAAGTCTACTCAAGGGTTGTCGGCTACTTAAGACCGGTTAAGCAGTGGAACAGCGGCAAGCAAGCTGAATTTGGCATGCGAAAAACATTCAAGCTGGATTCATCCTCTGCACTCTAG
- a CDS encoding HDOD domain-containing protein, translating into MNLNAEKHHKLKDLVNLVNQSEISSIKSIVSGVIKIINDPDSTIWDLKEIIEVDPPLTAKVLMQANSAYYAPPKRIGEIKQAVIWIGFDALKELALSQKVFGIFNGNGSFKDYSIASLWKHSVAAALLAKMIYRREFRERGANAYVAGLLHDIGIIVESQFLQNEFKHVLSKAKQEKKNLSEAEQEVFGFNHAHIGMAIAQNWNLPQELIDAIGYHDKPLEADQTFSKLALTLYVAEYCCKNNSIGYSDVPFPDDAIFQGCLTALNVEPHALDLIVASVTSELAKMEGQGLV; encoded by the coding sequence ATGAACCTAAATGCAGAAAAACATCATAAGTTAAAGGATCTAGTCAACCTGGTTAATCAATCCGAGATTTCTTCCATCAAAAGCATTGTGTCCGGCGTTATTAAGATCATTAATGACCCTGATTCAACCATATGGGATTTAAAAGAAATCATTGAAGTCGATCCTCCCCTGACGGCCAAAGTGTTAATGCAGGCAAACTCTGCCTACTATGCCCCCCCAAAAAGAATCGGAGAGATTAAACAGGCCGTAATCTGGATAGGATTCGATGCCCTCAAAGAATTGGCCTTGAGCCAAAAGGTTTTTGGGATTTTTAACGGAAATGGGTCTTTTAAGGATTATTCCATAGCCTCCTTGTGGAAGCACAGTGTCGCCGCAGCCCTGCTTGCGAAAATGATTTACAGAAGGGAATTCAGGGAAAGGGGCGCAAATGCATACGTTGCCGGCTTGCTGCATGACATCGGCATTATCGTGGAATCCCAGTTTTTGCAAAACGAATTTAAACATGTGTTGAGTAAAGCCAAACAGGAAAAAAAGAATTTGTCTGAGGCCGAGCAGGAGGTTTTCGGCTTTAATCACGCCCATATCGGAATGGCGATCGCCCAAAATTGGAATCTTCCGCAAGAGCTAATTGACGCTATCGGCTATCACGACAAGCCCCTTGAAGCCGACCAGACATTCTCCAAACTGGCTTTGACATTATATGTTGCTGAGTATTGCTGTAAAAATAACAGCATCGGATATTCAGACGTACCGTTTCCGGATGACGCAATTTTTCAGGGATGTTTGACAGCACTAAATGTGGAACCGCATGCGCTCGATTTGATCGTCGCGAGCGTAACATCCGAACTTGCTAAAATGGAAGGTCAGGGGCTGGTTTAG